TGCTTTTGCTTTCCCATTCTTTAATATGGATATATTCGCCATAGTAATTCCTACTTTTTCAGATAGTTCTGTTACACTCATCTTTCTTTTTGCAAGCATAACATCAACATTAACTATAATTGCCATATCTCTACCTCAAATCGTCAAATCATTTTCCTGTTTTAATTCACATGCTTTTAGCACCAAATGTGACAAAGCCATACTTAGAATCGTAAGAGAACATCCAACAAACAGAATAAGTATAATCAACAGTAAAATTAAAGGATGTAGTATTTTTGCTACAAACAGCAGACTACCACCAACAATATAGATGCAGCAATCTATTAATATAAATTTGCTGATTGACTTTAAAGAAAGGGCGTTGTCTATACAAAAAGAATTGTCCTGTTTTACATTTTGGCAGATTTTTAAAAACTTCCAAAGGGAAAGATAACAGGGAACAGCTGTTATCCATATAAAAATTTGAAACACAATGCGCATATTACGTATTTTCAATTCCTCAGGAATAAAGTCTCTGCTTAACTCCGGCAAAAGAACAATTAAAAATACAATACCTAATGTGCCGGCTACAAAAGCTATCCCATTAAGCCAGACAGCCATTTCTTTTTGCCTCATATTCATTCCTCCCATAAGTGATATGTTTTTATAGAATGTTTACATCATAGATTTCATTTGTGGATACTGCACAAAGATACACAAGTGAATATCTTATTGAGTTACTATACTATGAGCAGAAAGCATTGTCAATATATTTTTATTGTTTTACAATAAATTATTATTATATTACAACAATTATATTATATTAATATTTCAATCTATATGTTTAATACTATCTACAAATCATTTAATACACCTTTTTTACAATTGAGGTATATTTACAACACGACTTTTAAGTGATACACTTCTAGATAATCATTACAACCTTACAAAGGAGGCATATAATGGGCGAATTATATATTGACCCTGTTTTATATACCGGCAGACCGATGCCGGAAGGCAGACTTTTAAAAGAAATGCGGGTTTATGACTGAATACCTAGATATCACTCCAGGCTCTGTTAGTGTTCTGGGACTGATGAATGATAAAGATTGCAAAGTACAACTCTTAATAGATAAAGATATATTACAGCAGGAATATATAGGTTGTCATCCCTGTGTTAATACAGCCAGCTTAAAGATTTCTCTCAAGGATTTGCTTAGCCGGTGTTTGCCTTATATAAAATATGATATAACCTTTGTAGAACTTTAGTGGAATAGTAGTCATAAATATGTCCTTGCTTCGGTATAATGAAGAAAAGACAGTTATAAACAGATGGGTATTACATTGAAAGACTCTCTTCAACTTTTGATTTCAACGCGTGCTATTGCACGCAGATGGGAATAGGAATAGGAATAAGAATGAAAATATTAGTTGATGCGGACGCTTGTCCCGTAAAACACATTATAGAACGAGTGGCAAAAGGTCTTAATATACCAGTTGTCATGGTTATTGATACAAGTCATATTCTAGAATCTGATTATAGTAAAATAATACAAGTTAGTAAAGCACCGGATGCTGTAGATATCGCTTTAATCAACCGCACGAATTCCGGAGATATCGTAGTGACTCAGGATTATGGAGTTGCCTCTATGGCACTGGGTAAGAGAGCCCTTGCAATTAACCAGAATGGCCGATATTACACCGAAGAAAATATTGACCTATTAATGTTTGAACGCCACCTGTCTAAAAAACAGCGTAAAGCAGGAGGACGTATCGCCTCCATGAAAAAACGTTCTAAAGAAGATGATGAAAAGTTTGAACTTGCATTTTATAAATTATGCAGCCAAAATAAACTTAAGGGGATTAAAGTCTCAAAAACAGACTAAATCCCCTGCCAACTATAAGACGTTCAATTATAAGACTGCCTCTAAAAGTTTTTTGCTATACCCATGAGAAGGTTCTGTAAACAATACAGAAACTGGTGCCTCTTCTACAATCTCCCCCTGGTACATAACGCATACCCTATCGCACATTTTGTGTATCACTTTTAAATCATGGGATATAAAGAGATAGGAAAGCTTGTACTCCTCCCTTAGTTCTTTTAGTAAATCCAGAATCTGTGCCTGTACAGTTACATCCAGTGCAGAAACCGGTTCATCAAGAACAATAAATTTTGAATTTTGAATTAATGCTGCACCAATGGCAATTCTTTGTCGCTGCCCGCCACTAAGCTGGGATAGATACCTGTCCTTATAGGAGGTATTTAAGCCAATTCTTACAAGTATGTTATCTACCTTATCCTGTCTTTCTTCTTTCCCGTACCCGCTTCCCGAAAGTTTTAAGGGTTCTTCCAGTATCCACCCAACCTTTTTTGAAGGATTTAAACTTTGGTAAGGATCCTGGAAAACCATGCGGGGAGCCTTCTCTGCTAACTTGATATTTCCCTTCCAGTTATCAACCAGCCCTAATACAGCTTTTGCCAGAGTTGTTTTGCCACTGCCACTCTCGCCTACAATTCCAAGGCTTTCTCCTTCTAACAAATGCAGAGACACCCTATTTACAACCTGCTTATACGATTTTTCTTTCAAAAAACCCTTTGCTTTTTCTTCATATTTGACTTCCAAATCCCTAACAGACAAGATTACCTCTTCACTAGGACTATTTATTATAGAAACTGAGGATGCTTTAGCACCCTGCCTCATATTATCAATTACCGGCACAGCTTCAATTAATTCTTTTGTATAACTGGTTTTAGGGGATGAAAAAATCTCTTCAACTAACCCCTGCTCTTCAATCTTACCATTCTTCATAACCAGAGCCCTAGAGCAGATTTGTCTGATCACACCCAAGTCATGAGATATTAGCAATATGGCTGTATTATAATCCTTTTGTAACTTTTGAAGAAGCTTTAATATCTGCGCCTGAAGGGTAACATCCAAAGCAGTGGTCGGCTCATCGGCTATTAATAGTCTGGGCTTGCATATCATTGCCATGGCAATCATTACTCTCTGCCTCATACCTCCTGACAATTGATGAGGATACATGTAATACAACTCTTTTGCACCCTTTAACCCTGCTTCTTCAAAAGCTGCATATATCTTTGTTTTCCTCTGCTCTCCACTTAAGCTTTTTTCATGAAGAAGCAGCATTTCTTCTATCTGAAACCCTATTGTCATCACTGGATTTAAGGAGGTCATAGGTTCTTGAAATATCATAGACATTTCTTTCCCTTTTAACTGCCTCAATTCCTGCTTCTTTAAACTTAATAAATTTTTACCCAAAAACATAAGTTTTCCACCAAATACTTTGGCAGACTCTGGTAAAAGTCCTGCTATTGCAAGGGCTGTCATGGTTTTACCGGAACCGGATTCCCCTACTAAACCAAGTATCTCTCCGTGTTTTAAAGAAAAGGTTATGCCATCTATTACTGTATTTTTTTCTCTTCTTACCGGAAACCCCAAGGTAAGACCCTCCACCTTGACTAATATATCTTCTTTTTCCTGCATGTTAAACTCCCATCTGTGTGCAATTACGCACGTACTAATCAGGATGCTAAAAAAGTTTAAGTCTCTAACTTTCATTAATGAGACTAAAACCAAGTACCGTGATTACAATCATAAAACCTGGTGCAAGTGCATACCAGGGTGCATTAAATAAAAAAGACTGCGCTTCTGAGAGCATCCTTCCAAGGCTTGCATCAGGAGGCTGCACGCCAAGCTGCAAATAGCTCATACCGGCTTCTGCCAATACCGCATTATTAAAGCCTATGGTTAAAGAAGATAACAGTATAGGCCTGGTGTTGGGCAGAATATGGACAAACATAACACGAAAATCTCTTGCCCCCATTAACTTGGCATTTTTAACAAAATCCATTTCTTTATATTGAATAAACTCACTACGGATAACTCTTGCAAAGCTAGGAACAAAAATAATTCCTAATGCTAAAATAACATTATATTTACCGGCTCCCGCCACACTTACAAAAATTAAAGCCAGCAAAATACTTGGAAATGAAGCAATTCCATCATTGACCCGCATTATTATTTCATCCAGCAGGCCTCCATAATAGCCTGTCAAGGCACCGATAAAGGTACCTATTCCACCGCCTATGATAATTGTAGAGATTGCTACAAAAAATGTAGTTTTCGCACCTGTCATTACCCGGCTTAAAATATCCCGTCCGAAGTTATCGGTACCAAAAGGATGGCTAAAGGTAGGTGCTGCATTCTTTAAGGTACTGTTCATCTCATTAGGGTCATAAGGTGTATAGAATATTCCTATCAATACGAATAGAGCAACCAGACTAACTAGCACTACTCCCACCACACGGCTTACTTGTTTATGGTTTTTTCTTATGTTCACTTATTTTCTCCTCACTCTGGGGTCAATCCATTGATATAATATATCCACCAAAAAGTTTGTAAGAATTACTACGGCTGCAATATATAGAATTATAACCTGCACAATGGGGTAATCCCTGTTGGATATAGCCGTAACCAAAGTCCGCCCAAGGCCTGGCAGCCCAAAGACTTGTTCAATGATTATGCTCCCTGCCATAACATCAGCTGTAATCATGGCTAGAAAGGTAAGTACCGGTATAAAGGCATTCTTTAATACATGGCGATATAAGATTACCTGTTCTGTATGTCCCTTGCTTCTGGCTGTTCTCACATAATCCAGATGCAGCTGCCTTAATATAGAGCTGCGCAAAAATTTTACTACCATAGCTGTTTTAGGTATTGCTATAGCAAGAGCAGGATATAAAAGATAACTCAGAAATTTTCCAAAGTCTTCATTATAACTAATATAGTTTCCCGGCATAAACCATTTTAACAGTAGTCCAAAGACAAGGGTAAGAATGATACCTAAAAAAAATGGTGGAATTGCCATGGCCAGATGGGTGATAAAGGTGATAAGTCGGTCAGCGAATCCGCCTTCCTTTTTTGCCGCTCCAATACCAAGTGGAATAGAGAACAGAAGTATAAATATCATGGATAGTAAAGCTAACCATAGCGTTACCGGCAGTCTGTCTCTTAGTAATCCACTTACTGGTATATTATATTGGAAGGAGTTTCCGAAATCCCCTGTAATTGCCCCCTTAAACCAAGATAGGTACCTTACGAGAACATTTTCATTTAACCCCAGTTGCTCTCTTAAAGCTTCTACAGCTTCAGGAGTCGCAGAGGTTCCCAGGGAAGTCAGCACACTATCCCCCGGTATAATTTGAAATGCCATAAATGTAAAAAGGGATACAAGAAATAAAGTAATCAGCAAAGCTGCTGTTTTTTTCAAAACGTAACGCATGTAAACTCCCGTCTATGTGCTTTAGCACATATTTAAATCAAGACGATTGAAGAATCGTTTTTTCAATTTAATCCCGTCTAGGTGCTTTGGCACACATCTAAATCAAGACGATTGAAGAATCGTTTTTTCAATTTAATCCCGTCTATGTGCTTTGGCACACATCTAAATCAAGACGATTGAAAAATCCTTTTTTCAATTTAATCCCGTCTATGTGCTTTGGCACACATCTAAATCAAGACGATTGAAAAATCCTTTTTTCAATTTAATCCCGTCTCTATATAATTTCGGGTGCCTATCAGGGCACCCAAATTGTTTATTCTGTAAAATAAATAGAAGACATATCTTGTATATAAACCGGATAGAAAGTATATCCGCCAAGTTTAGGATTTACTGCTACCAGTAACGCAGGATCCTGAATGTATACAGAAGCTGCATCATGTGCCAGAATGGTTTGCAATTGTTTGTAGGTAGTTATCTTTTCCTCGTCAGAAACTGTTTCAATCGCCTTTTCTAGCAGTTTATCAAATTCTGTATTGCTGTAATTCAAGAAATTATTACGAGCGGTTGTCTTGTATCGGTCCAAAACATCCCGACCTGCTAACTTAGCATCCAGTCCAATGATAGTCGCTTCATATTTTCTTTCGGTATAAACATCGCTTAGCCAGCTTGCCCATTCCACCTGTTTTATATCAGCTGTTATCCCCACCTGCTTTAACTGCTCAGTAATTACCTGAGCCGTATCCACATGGAATTTATAATTGGATGGAACCGTTATGGTAAAACTAAAGCCACTTGGATAACCGGCTTCTGCCAGCAATTCTTTTGCTTTAGCCACATCATAAGTATACATACCTGTTAAATCTTCATAATATTTTGCAAAACCGGTAAACATATTACTTCCGATAATCCGTCCTTTACCTCCTGCTACAAAGTCCAGTAAGGACTGTTTATCAATTGCATAGTTTAAAGCCTGTCTTACTTTTATGTTATTAAAGGGCTCGACTGCATTATTTAAAAATAGTGCCTGTACCAGATTCATATTACCTTCTTCAATACGAAAACTTCCTTTTAGCTGTTCCGCCTGTGCCTCTGTCAAATAGGCAAAAATATCAATGGAACCGCCTAATAATTCAACAACTGCCGAATCAGCATTAGGTGCAATCTTAAAGGTTACCTTATCCAAATAGGGTTTTCCTGCTATATAATACTCTTCGTTTTTTTCCACTACCAGCTTTTCCATGGGAGAATAGGAAACAAATTTAAAAGGTCCCGTCCCAATTGGCGCTGTATCTTGCTTTTCGTAGCTCTCTGGTATAATAGCGACGGTTAAATAGCCGATTAGTTCTGTATCGGCTTCTTTTAACACTAGCTCTACCGTTGAATCGTCTACCTTGTTTACTTCCGAAACATTATTAAGCGCCGATTCGACCACAACAGAGGAATCTGTTGTTTTAAGCAAACCGGCGCTTCTTTTTAAGGAATATACAACGTCGTCGGCTGTCACTAAGCTGCCGTTATGAAATTTAACTCCGGACTTTAGCTTGAAGGTATACACCTTCCCACCCGTGGATATTTCATAACTTTCCGCTACAGCCGGAACTAAATTACCATCTTTATCAGGCTTTACGAGCCCTTCGAAAATATTGAATAATACTTCTTTAGTTCCTGCCGCTACTGCTTTGTGTGGGTCAAGACTATCTAGATCCTGTGAAATAGCTACTACTATTGATCCGCCCTCAACCGGAGTCTTAGTTTCTGGACTGGCTTCTGTCGGCGTAGTCGAAGATGTATCATTAGCAGGAGTTTCTTCTTTGTTCGTACTATTCTTATCACCTCCACATCCGTAAAGTGCAATAGAAAGTACTAGCATTGTGAGCATGAATAAAGTGAATTTGCTTCTCTTCTTCATCTTAACTCCTCCTTATGAAATTTTAGATTTGGATAATACCTAACATGTTTCATTACAATCTTTTAACAATCATACTAATTTCAGTTAGTATACCCAAAATCATATTTTATCATATACTTTTCGAGCCAAAATTTCAAGTAAAATTTTATATAGAATGACAAAATAGTTTTCTGATTTATCATAACAACTTTATTTATATTCAGTACTAGACTTTAAAAAATGTACTGCATATTTCCTGAGAATTAACTCTCGCAAGCCCAAGTGTCGTAAGTCTTAATTCCGGGATAACAGATAAGCTTATAAAGGCAAGCGTCATGAAAGGGTCAATACCTTTCCTGACACCAAGCTTTTTCGCCTCTTTTTTCATCTTTTCCAACAGTTTATCCACAGAAGCGGCACTTTCCCCTGACATTAATCCACCAATAGGGAGTGGTAATTCCCCAAGTACTTTTCCATTTGAAACCATAGCTAAGCCGCCTTGGTTTTTTCTAACGATGTTAGCAGCTAAAACCATATCTTTTTCATTGCACCCAGCTACAATTAAATTGTGTGCATCGTGGGACACGCTGGACGCTATAGCTCCCCCCTTTAAACCATAACCCTTAATTAACCCCAGCCCAATATGCCCTGTGTTATGATGTCTTTCAATCGCTGCCAGTTTTATAATATCATCTTTTAAGTATATTCCGCTTTTTACACTGAATTCTGACGTATCAGGTACCGGCAGCACCAGTTCTTTAGTCAATAATTCTCCTGGTATTAATTCAATTACCCGCATATACGTGCCATCTTCTCGAAATAAAAAATCTTCTTCTTCTAACTCTTTCACGTGAATGGACTGCATTACTCTCTCTTGTTCATACTGTATATCAGGTTTTTGACTGCTTACACTGCCCTCTTCCTTCCTGCAAACCGTACTATCCTTAAGAATAACTCCATTCTCTGCAACTAGTACTCCTTCTTTATATACAGCCTGAACTTTAAAATCAACCAAGTCTTCAAGTATTACCAAGTCTGCTTTATAGCCCGGTGCTATAGCACCATTTTCACGTAGTCCGTAACACTTTGCAGGATGGAGAGTTACCATCTTAACAGCATGAACAGGAGCAGCACCTAAATGTACTGCCTTTTGCAAAAGATAATCTACATGACCGGACCTTTCAAGCTCTCCCGGATGTTTGTCATCTGTCACCAGCATACAGCGTTGAGAATATGGCGGTTTCAGTAATGCCTTTAAGCCCTCCATATTTTTAGCGGCAGTACCCTCCCTAATCATAATCCACTGCCCTCTACTCAGTTTAGCCATGGCTTCTTCTACCGTGCTGCATTCATGGTCATTAACTACACCTGCACACACATAGGCATTTAAAGCCTTTCCGCTAAGTCCTGGCCCGTGTCCGTCAATTATTTTGCCATAAGCTTTTGCTAAAGCAATTTTATTTAAAAGGTCCTCTTCTCCCTGAACAGTACCATAGAAATTCATTACCTCTGCTAACCCTAGTACCTGATCTTCTGCCATAAAAGGTGCTAAATCATCTGCTTTTATTACTGCCCCGGATTCCTCTAAAGCCGTTGCAGGCACGCAGGAAGGAAGCATAAAATAAATCTTTAGCGGAAGCTGCTCTGCCTCTTTTAGCATATATTTAAGTCCCGAATCTCCAGCAACATTCACAATCTCATGTGGATCTGTAATAACAGCAGTTGTCCCGTGGGGAACTACCGTGTCACTAAAAACTTTTGGGGACAGCATAGAACTTTCGATATGGATATGAGCATCAATAAACCCTGGGCTCAGATATTTTCCTGTACAATCAATTATGATTGGTATTTCTGTATTTTTGCAGTTATATTCCTCATTACTTTCCTTATTCTTACCTGTCTTAAGTATACTGTTTTTCTTTTCATATTCCGCAGAATAATTTCCTATTCCAACAATATAACCCTTATAAACTGCAACATCTCCTATTTCTATTTCATCCGTAAAAACATTTATGATTCCTGCATTTTTATAAATACAATCTGGAGGTATTCTGCCCGCAGCAGCATCTACTAATTCCTGCTGTTTCTTAATCATCTCTATATCTTTTTTCTCTATTACTGTATTACAATTCATCTTCTCTCCCATAGCAGCCTCCCTTTTATCGTCCTGATTACTGTGCTATTATATTAATGATTAGGATATAATGACTCAAAATATGGTATACCATATATATGCAGTATTACTTAACCCATTCCATAAATTTTTATCTTCTATCTTATCATAATAATTCCTTGTGTCAATCCTAAAATATAACTTACACAGCAAATATATAAATGACCCTTTATTAACACATAAACTTATGTGTCCTGCTTTATGAAACATTTTTTTGAAAAATTCATGGCGCTTACAACAGATAATTTGTAGCTATTGGCACTAGAGAGGCGGTTTGTTCTTTCCTACAATGTAAAGCACCTCCAAACCCTAGCAAATGCTTTGCTAAAGTTGGAGGTGCCTCTTCTATTCCATGAATTATTGTACTGTTTAACCCAAAATCACTTCTACTTCATGTAATTTTCCATCCAATGCCACGGGTATTATATTTCCTTCAACAACTTTTCCATCGACCGTCAGACTGGCAATACCTGCAGATACATGATTAGGATTCTTAACTGTTATCTTATAGGTATCCCCTCTAAAACTTCTGGTTACCTGATACCCCTCCCAGTCTCTTGGTATGGAAGGGTCTACTTTCAGACCATCATAATCGGGTTTAATACCTAAAATAAACTGTGATATAGCTACAAAATTCCAGGACGCAGTTCCTGTCAGCCAGGAGTTCTTCGCTTCACCAAAACGTTTTGCATCCTTTCCTGCAACCATCTGTGAATACACATAAGGCTCCATTCTATGAATTTCACTATATTCCTCGGTGTAAGCAGGCGCTATTCTTGTATAGTAATCAAAGGCTTTGTCTCCTCTTCCCATGACTGCTTCTGCACACATTATCCATGCATTGTTATGACAAAAGATTCCTGCATTTTCTTTGTAGCCGGCAGGATAGGTTGAGATTTCGCCATATTCTACATAATATTTTGTAAAAGCCGGATTATTAAGTACCAGACCGTATTTAGTCCCAAGTCTTTCTTCCACTGCATCTAGCGCTTTTATTGCCTTACCGTCTTCTATTCCACATCCACCCATTACACAAAAACCTTGGGATTCAATAAATATTTTACCTTCTTCACATTCGTTACTGCCAACTTTTCTTCCAAAATCATCATAGGCACGTAAAAACCACTCGCCATCAAATCCATGCTCCATGATAACATCTTTCATTTTCCTGACTTCCATCGTTGCTCTATCCGCTTCTGCTGTATTACCCACTTTTTCCATTAGGGCTGTATACTCTTTTCCGATATATACAAACATACCAGCGATCATAACAGACTCTGCCACCCTTCCGTCCTTACTGGTGGTTGTCTGGAAGGATTCGCCCGGTTCCATGGAAAAGCAGTTTAAATTCAGGCAGTCATTCCAGTCTGCTCTGCCAATCAGCGGAAGCCCATGCGGTCCAAGATTGTTTATAACATGATCAAAGGCACGCTTAATATGATCAGAAAGAGGTGCCGCTTTGCTGGTATCGTTATCATATGGCGTCATTACATCCAGTATTGAATAATCTCCGGTTTCTTTGATATAAGCAACTACCGCTAAAACCAGCCATAATGGATCGTCGTTAAAATTACCGCCGATTTCGTCATTTCCTCTCTTAGTTAAAGGCTGATACTGATGATACGCTCCTCCGTCCTCTAACTGAGTAGATGCCAAGTCAATTATTCTTTCTCTTGCTCTGTCAGGAATCTGATGCAGGAAACCTAACAAATCCTGATTAGAATCTCTAAATCCCATTCCTCTGCCGATTCCTGATTCAAAATAGGAAGCACTTCTGGATAGATTAAAAGTAACCATACATTGATATTGATTCCATATATTGACCATACGGTTTAATTTATCATCACCGGATGCCAGGTTGTACTTAGATAGCAGCTCTTCCCAGTAATTAGAAAGTTCTTCTAAGGCTTTATCTACTGCGTCTGCGGTTGCAAATTTTGCAATCATAGCTTCTGCCTTTTGTTTATTGATAACATTCTTAGATTCCCATTTTTCCTCTAAAGAATTTTCTACGTACCCTAATATAAATACAAGTTCTCTTGATTCCCCCGGCTCCAACGTCAATAAAAGACTGTGGGAAGCAATAGGTGACCAACCATCTGCGACGGAATTATTAGATTTCCCGGCTGCAACTGCCTGAGGATTATCAAAGCCATTATAAGTTCCAAGAAAGCTTTCCCTGTCTGAATCGTAACCATCTATAGGAGCATTTACTGAGAAAAAGGCATAATGGTCTCTTCTTTCTTTATATTCCGTCTTATGATAGATAACTGAACCCTTTATTTCAACCTCTCCGGTGTTGAAATTTCTCTGGAAGTTGGCTTGATCGTCCTGGGCATTCCACAAGCACCACTCAAGAAAAGAAAAAAGTTTCACTTCTTTTGGCTTTTTACCGGAATTTGTTACAACTACTTTATGTACCTCTCCATTATAATTTAGTGGTACAAAGAAAGTTATCTCTGTTTCTATGTCGTTTCTTTTTCCGGTTATTTTTGTGTATCCCATACCATGGCGGCACTCATATGCATCTAATTCTTTCTTCGCAGGTGAATAACCGGGCGACCAGAATTCACCATTATCATACAGGTAATAATAACGTCCTCCACCCAAATCCAATGGCACATTATTGTATCTGTAACGTGTAATTCTTCTCAACTTTGCATCTTTATAAAAACTATACCCTCCACCGGTATTTGATATAAGTGAAAAAAATTCTTGAGAACCCAGATAATTTATCCAGGGATATGGTGTAGCGGGAGTTGTTATAACATACTCCTTTTTTGCATCATCAAAATAACCGTACTTCATACTGAATCTCCTTTTCTACAGATGGTAGAATTCATCCCCCACTGATTTACTAAAATTTTCGTTACTTTCTAAAACACATAATTTCCAGCTTTATTCAACTGGTAAAAGCTGAAATCTAAAATCCTAAGTATTAAATTTTATGTATTTTTCCCATAAATAGTACGTTTTATGGATTAATTATATAATATTGACCAAACAAATACAATTAGAAGATTCTACAAAAATATTGAACCTTCCTTGTGAAAAATATTGGTTTTTAACCGAAATGTTTCGTATTTTTTCTTATAACCCTATTGTTTGCTAACGAAAATATTTCGATTTTCACTTCCATAATTATACACTCCACAGCTATGAACGTCCTATTTCATTGCTCATTTCATCGGTTTTTTTAGGAATATTTTATAATTAATTTCTTTTATTTAGCCAGTAATTATGGTAAACTAAATCTATTGAATTAAGACTTTACATTCATGTAAGAATTTGAGCCAGATAGGAAAGAGGGATACCCGTGTTAAAAGAAGACCGCTTAAAAGATACGATTTTGGATGATAATGCTGCCATATACAACAATAGAGATAATAAAAGTGAAAAACAAAAACTAAAAGAAATGTCTTTTTCAGAAAAAATCAGCTATCTGAAAACTTACTATCTTACTAAAACCGTCATTATTATTGCCATAATAGGATTTGTAGGGTATTTAGGTTATTCCATCTTATCTCCTAAAGCAGAAAATGTTCTTTACACCGCAATCATTAATTATGCTTTAACAGAGACTGAAGCTGCTAAACTAGAAGAAGACTTTACAAAGCTTCTTGAATTAAATCCTGAGAAGGAGACAGTACTATTTGATGCCAGCTTCTACTTAGGACGCAACGGAGATGTCTCTGAATACACACTATCCAGTGAACAAAAACTTACAACCTATTTATTTGCGGGTGAAATAGACGTCTTAATTGCCCCGGAAGCTGACTTTAAAAAATATGCCGGCTTTGGATACCTTAGTAAATTAACAGATGAATTGCCAACCGATTTGTGCACCCAGTTAGCCGATTCCTTCTTCTATTCCACTACAGAAGATAATCCTGCCTCCGGAGCTTATGGTATCTATCTGGACGGTGCAGAATTATATGACAGTAATGGTAAGGCGATTGAAAATCCGGTAATTGGTATTGTAGTTAATTCAGAGTATAAACCAAACGCCATTGAATTAATACGTTACTTATATCAGAAGTATTAATAGGTGATATGATATAAAAAAGGGGCTGTAAAATAAGTCCTTAATTAAGAATCGCCAGTTCCGACAGATGCCGGTTCTGGTGATTCTTCTTTTTTTTATTTATTTTTTATGATTATGATTGATTTTTCCATAAAAAAGCGTGCACTTAATAAAGCTGTGAGTATAGTTCTTGGATTTTAAGCAGCCAACTTGTTTCTCTGTTTTTTATTATGATATTTATAAAGATTAAAACCACAAGAAA
The nucleotide sequence above comes from Anaerocolumna cellulosilytica. Encoded proteins:
- a CDS encoding ABC transporter substrate-binding protein; translated protein: MKKRSKFTLFMLTMLVLSIALYGCGGDKNSTNKEETPANDTSSTTPTEASPETKTPVEGGSIVVAISQDLDSLDPHKAVAAGTKEVLFNIFEGLVKPDKDGNLVPAVAESYEISTGGKVYTFKLKSGVKFHNGSLVTADDVVYSLKRSAGLLKTTDSSVVVESALNNVSEVNKVDDSTVELVLKEADTELIGYLTVAIIPESYEKQDTAPIGTGPFKFVSYSPMEKLVVEKNEEYYIAGKPYLDKVTFKIAPNADSAVVELLGGSIDIFAYLTEAQAEQLKGSFRIEEGNMNLVQALFLNNAVEPFNNIKVRQALNYAIDKQSLLDFVAGGKGRIIGSNMFTGFAKYYEDLTGMYTYDVAKAKELLAEAGYPSGFSFTITVPSNYKFHVDTAQVITEQLKQVGITADIKQVEWASWLSDVYTERKYEATIIGLDAKLAGRDVLDRYKTTARNNFLNYSNTEFDKLLEKAIETVSDEEKITTYKQLQTILAHDAASVYIQDPALLVAVNPKLGGYTFYPVYIQDMSSIYFTE
- a CDS encoding GH36-type glycosyl hydrolase domain-containing protein, which gives rise to MKYGYFDDAKKEYVITTPATPYPWINYLGSQEFFSLISNTGGGYSFYKDAKLRRITRYRYNNVPLDLGGGRYYYLYDNGEFWSPGYSPAKKELDAYECRHGMGYTKITGKRNDIETEITFFVPLNYNGEVHKVVVTNSGKKPKEVKLFSFLEWCLWNAQDDQANFQRNFNTGEVEIKGSVIYHKTEYKERRDHYAFFSVNAPIDGYDSDRESFLGTYNGFDNPQAVAAGKSNNSVADGWSPIASHSLLLTLEPGESRELVFILGYVENSLEEKWESKNVINKQKAEAMIAKFATADAVDKALEELSNYWEELLSKYNLASGDDKLNRMVNIWNQYQCMVTFNLSRSASYFESGIGRGMGFRDSNQDLLGFLHQIPDRARERIIDLASTQLEDGGAYHQYQPLTKRGNDEIGGNFNDDPLWLVLAVVAYIKETGDYSILDVMTPYDNDTSKAAPLSDHIKRAFDHVINNLGPHGLPLIGRADWNDCLNLNCFSMEPGESFQTTTSKDGRVAESVMIAGMFVYIGKEYTALMEKVGNTAEADRATMEVRKMKDVIMEHGFDGEWFLRAYDDFGRKVGSNECEEGKIFIESQGFCVMGGCGIEDGKAIKALDAVEERLGTKYGLVLNNPAFTKYYVEYGEISTYPAGYKENAGIFCHNNAWIMCAEAVMGRGDKAFDYYTRIAPAYTEEYSEIHRMEPYVYSQMVAGKDAKRFGEAKNSWLTGTASWNFVAISQFILGIKPDYDGLKVDPSIPRDWEGYQVTRSFRGDTYKITVKNPNHVSAGIASLTVDGKVVEGNIIPVALDGKLHEVEVILG
- the ade gene encoding adenine deaminase, with protein sequence MGEKMNCNTVIEKKDIEMIKKQQELVDAAAGRIPPDCIYKNAGIINVFTDEIEIGDVAVYKGYIVGIGNYSAEYEKKNSILKTGKNKESNEEYNCKNTEIPIIIDCTGKYLSPGFIDAHIHIESSMLSPKVFSDTVVPHGTTAVITDPHEIVNVAGDSGLKYMLKEAEQLPLKIYFMLPSCVPATALEESGAVIKADDLAPFMAEDQVLGLAEVMNFYGTVQGEEDLLNKIALAKAYGKIIDGHGPGLSGKALNAYVCAGVVNDHECSTVEEAMAKLSRGQWIMIREGTAAKNMEGLKALLKPPYSQRCMLVTDDKHPGELERSGHVDYLLQKAVHLGAAPVHAVKMVTLHPAKCYGLRENGAIAPGYKADLVILEDLVDFKVQAVYKEGVLVAENGVILKDSTVCRKEEGSVSSQKPDIQYEQERVMQSIHVKELEEEDFLFREDGTYMRVIELIPGELLTKELVLPVPDTSEFSVKSGIYLKDDIIKLAAIERHHNTGHIGLGLIKGYGLKGGAIASSVSHDAHNLIVAGCNEKDMVLAANIVRKNQGGLAMVSNGKVLGELPLPIGGLMSGESAASVDKLLEKMKKEAKKLGVRKGIDPFMTLAFISLSVIPELRLTTLGLARVNSQEICSTFFKV